A genomic stretch from Picrophilus oshimae DSM 9789 includes:
- the hemC gene encoding hydroxymethylbilane synthase, giving the protein MHIRIGTRSSKLAMIQAMMVKDRLDSLGIETEVKGFTSKGDINLDSPLYSIGGTGVFVDDLNRMILKNEIDIAVHSAKDIPSFIDDSLEISAVLKRDDPRDVLISQHSLNDLEASSVIGTSSLRRIKELKTLRNDILIKDLRGNIDTRLKKLDNGDYDGIIMAKAAYDRMKINRRHFILNYDDFVPAPNQGIIAIISKKDSEINDVLKKINDDETYNDMKAERLILSGLNLGCSKPVGIYAHKNRIFMRFYSLKNDDYKDIVMDYNNIDLEFIRSEIHDYGY; this is encoded by the coding sequence TTGCATATAAGGATAGGCACAAGGTCAAGCAAGCTTGCCATGATACAGGCCATGATGGTTAAGGACAGGCTTGATTCGCTTGGTATTGAAACCGAGGTTAAAGGTTTTACATCAAAGGGTGATATAAATCTTGACAGCCCGCTTTACAGTATTGGTGGTACCGGCGTCTTTGTTGATGATTTGAATAGAATGATACTAAAGAATGAGATAGACATAGCCGTGCATAGTGCCAAGGATATACCGTCCTTTATCGATGATTCACTGGAGATATCAGCTGTTCTAAAGAGGGATGACCCAAGGGATGTTTTAATATCACAGCATTCATTGAATGATCTTGAGGCATCATCTGTAATAGGCACATCAAGCCTTAGAAGAATAAAAGAATTAAAAACACTAAGGAATGATATATTAATAAAGGATCTAAGGGGAAATATAGATACAAGACTAAAAAAGCTTGATAACGGAGATTACGATGGGATTATAATGGCAAAGGCCGCCTATGATAGAATGAAGATAAACAGAAGGCATTTTATATTAAACTATGATGATTTCGTGCCGGCACCAAACCAGGGCATAATAGCAATCATTTCAAAAAAGGATTCAGAAATAAACGATGTATTGAAAAAGATAAATGACGATGAAACATACAATGATATGAAGGCTGAAAGATTAATACTGTCAGGCCTTAACCTTGGATGCTCAAAACCTGTCGGCATCTATGCACATAAAAATAGAATATTTATGAGGTTTTACTCATTAAAAAACGATGATTATAAAGACATTGTTATGGATTACAATAATATCGATCTTGAATTTATAAGAAGTGAGATACATGACTATGGATACTAG
- the hemL gene encoding glutamate-1-semialdehyde 2,1-aminomutase, with the protein MKGDDLFSEALKLFPSGVNSPVRFYRPVPVMFERGRGSRIYDVNGKEYIDYSLGFGPMILGHADPDVASAIKRQADNGILFGSITENEVRLGNIIKNHVKSIEKMRFTNSGTEATMHAIRLARGYTKRKYILKMEGGFHGAHDYALIKSGSGTMTFGVPSSNGVPEEITKTVLVGKYNDENSIESLFNEYGNDIAAVITEPILGNIGVINPELGFLEFLREITNKYNSLLIFDEVITGFRFAFSGYQDIINIKPDITTMGKIIGGGAPIGLFGSSSEIMDLISPSGNVYESGTFSGNPLSMAAGIAAMEKLQGMDYSRINNYTADLVKSLYDIFNDKNIDVNINHYGSMFQIFFNKNEVKTYDDAIKSDKDRFFKFFKKMLDHNVYLPPSQFETNFVSFAHGRDDLNKTIEAAKEAVSCI; encoded by the coding sequence ATGAAGGGCGATGATCTTTTCAGCGAGGCTTTAAAGCTTTTTCCGTCAGGTGTGAATTCACCTGTGAGATTTTACAGGCCTGTGCCTGTCATGTTTGAAAGGGGCCGTGGATCAAGGATTTATGATGTTAATGGAAAGGAATACATTGATTATTCCCTTGGCTTTGGGCCGATGATACTTGGCCATGCCGATCCTGACGTTGCTTCGGCTATAAAAAGGCAGGCCGATAACGGAATATTATTTGGTTCAATAACAGAAAACGAGGTAAGGCTTGGAAATATAATAAAAAACCATGTTAAATCAATAGAAAAGATGAGGTTTACAAATTCAGGAACCGAGGCAACCATGCATGCAATAAGGCTTGCCCGTGGATACACAAAAAGAAAGTACATATTAAAGATGGAGGGGGGCTTCCATGGAGCACATGACTATGCCTTAATAAAATCAGGCAGTGGCACAATGACCTTTGGGGTTCCATCATCAAACGGTGTGCCAGAGGAAATAACAAAAACTGTTCTTGTCGGCAAATACAATGATGAGAACAGCATAGAATCATTATTTAATGAATACGGAAATGATATAGCAGCGGTTATAACCGAGCCCATTCTTGGAAATATCGGTGTGATAAATCCTGAGCTCGGCTTCCTTGAATTCCTAAGGGAGATAACAAATAAATACAATTCACTTCTAATCTTTGATGAGGTTATAACAGGCTTTAGATTTGCATTCTCTGGATACCAGGATATAATAAATATAAAGCCGGATATTACAACAATGGGCAAGATCATAGGTGGTGGCGCACCCATAGGTTTATTTGGTTCATCATCAGAGATCATGGATTTAATATCACCATCAGGAAACGTCTATGAATCTGGTACATTTTCTGGAAATCCATTGAGCATGGCAGCCGGCATAGCTGCAATGGAAAAGCTCCAGGGCATGGACTACAGCAGGATAAATAATTATACAGCAGATCTGGTAAAATCTCTTTATGATATATTCAATGATAAAAACATAGACGTTAATATAAACCATTATGGCTCAATGTTCCAGATCTTTTTCAATAAAAATGAGGTTAAAACATACGATGATGCCATTAAATCTGATAAGGATAGATTCTTTAAATTCTTTAAAAAGATGCTTGATCATAACGTTTATCTGCCGCCAAGCCAGTTTGAAACAAACTTTGTCAGCTTTGCACATGGGCGTGATGATTTAAATAAAACCATTGAGGCAGCAAAGGAGGCGGTATCTTGCATATAA
- a CDS encoding uroporphyrinogen-III synthase, translating to MTMDTRFIVTIRPAEKYNEIKGSCFDVINIPVTRIVDLEPPVIDYKPDVIVLTSEHGADLFFKYYNLKGIFMAIGRKTGDEIKRHGINPLIPKDESSYGLINLLDKYKDKRIAMFRSMKSNNIIRDYLIKNHFDFKEYFLYDIVPVNSDICNYINDDKCMGVVITSSMEAEIIVSMCHGIKNAFAIGRVTEEKLRSMNINVIKTGKSDFIDLIKEIDKMYCK from the coding sequence ATGACTATGGATACTAGATTCATTGTAACAATCAGGCCGGCTGAAAAGTATAATGAAATAAAGGGATCCTGCTTTGATGTTATAAACATTCCGGTAACAAGGATCGTTGACCTTGAACCGCCGGTTATAGATTATAAACCTGATGTGATTGTTCTCACAAGCGAGCATGGGGCAGATCTGTTCTTTAAATATTATAATTTAAAAGGCATCTTCATGGCAATAGGCAGAAAAACAGGAGATGAGATAAAAAGGCATGGAATTAATCCATTAATACCTAAGGACGAGAGCTCATATGGTCTGATAAACCTCCTTGATAAATATAAGGATAAAAGGATTGCAATGTTCAGAAGCATGAAATCAAACAATATAATCAGGGATTATTTAATAAAAAATCACTTTGATTTTAAAGAATACTTTTTATATGATATAGTTCCTGTAAATAGTGATATATGCAATTATATAAATGATGATAAATGCATGGGTGTTGTTATAACATCATCAATGGAGGCCGAAATAATAGTATCAATGTGCCATGGTATAAAAAACGCATTCGCCATTGGAAGGGTCACAGAGGAAAAATTAAGATCCATGAATATAAATGTTATAAAAACAGGAAAATCTGATTTTATTGATCTTATAAAGGAGATAGATAAAATGTACTGCAAGTAG
- a CDS encoding S66 peptidase family protein → MNRIRPERLKPGDEIRVIAPASAPDLLRLSRGVARLKKLGFKVSLGRNLKKLVQRNDLAAPAKERADELMAAFRDDNVKAVICARGGYGSIHILPLIDYDVIKEHPKIFVGYSDITALHLAINRNTNLITFHGPMVASDIEEMNKPTFKSFLDVLMGKSQKINIYEDRIIKYIIPGTVDGISLGTNISLVASLLGTNYLPEPDNRIFFIEDTDVTTGDIDRYFFSMKLAGILDKFNGFVFGDFKAIFDKEEPMPSIEDVVQKYMNELNKTSLYGAPFGHGEEQMIIPLNARIRISSEDPYIELIEEVVD, encoded by the coding sequence ATGAATCGAATAAGGCCTGAGAGGCTAAAACCGGGTGATGAGATACGTGTTATAGCACCGGCAAGTGCGCCTGATCTTCTGAGACTTTCAAGGGGCGTTGCAAGGTTAAAGAAGCTTGGATTCAAGGTTTCACTTGGCAGAAACCTGAAAAAGCTTGTGCAGAGAAATGATCTTGCAGCACCTGCAAAGGAGAGGGCCGATGAATTAATGGCCGCTTTCAGGGATGATAACGTCAAGGCGGTAATATGTGCACGTGGTGGCTACGGCAGCATACATATTCTTCCATTAATAGATTACGATGTAATAAAGGAGCATCCAAAGATCTTTGTGGGCTACAGCGATATAACCGCATTGCACCTTGCGATAAACAGGAATACAAATTTAATAACGTTCCATGGCCCCATGGTTGCATCCGATATAGAAGAAATGAACAAGCCAACCTTTAAATCTTTCCTTGATGTGCTAATGGGTAAATCACAGAAGATAAATATATACGAGGATCGTATAATAAAATATATAATACCTGGAACCGTTGACGGCATATCCCTTGGGACAAATATATCACTGGTTGCCTCACTGCTTGGAACAAATTACCTCCCGGAGCCTGATAACAGGATATTCTTTATAGAGGATACGGATGTAACAACAGGAGATATCGATAGATACTTTTTCAGCATGAAGCTTGCCGGCATACTTGACAAGTTCAATGGCTTTGTCTTTGGCGATTTCAAGGCCATATTTGATAAGGAGGAGCCAATGCCGTCAATAGAGGACGTTGTTCAAAAATACATGAACGAGCTTAACAAGACATCGCTTTACGGCGCACCCTTTGGACATGGTGAGGAGCAGATGATAATACCATTAAATGCAAGGATAAGAATATCAAGCGAGGATCCATACATAGAATTAATAGAGGAGGTTGTAGATTAA
- a CDS encoding APC family permease, whose product MVATNQNIASDVTEDKKLKKALSTWDLLFLSLGGIIGSGWLFAAAASAGTAGPSAIYAWIIGGVLIIFIALVYAELGGMLPRSGAIVRYGHYSHGGLAGLIFGWAYFLSAVSVPAVEAEGVITYAASYTPKYHIILATTSTNPITGAPLLILTPLGILLAAILIVAFFMLNYAGVRLMGKTNTGMTWWKLIIPAATIVILFVVGFHTYEFTDIASGGFLPYGWPAVFAAVSTDGIVFSYLGFRQAVDYGGEAKTPQKSIPIAVIGSVLIGIFVYVLLQVVFIGHLNLGAIGNNWSILTAPPTSNAYATSVASAPFASLATSAGLVALTYILYADAYVSPSGTLNVYAGTSARTLFGLGENGYLPESVKRINKRTKVPVLSIILSMIIGLVFLAPFPSWYALVGLITSSTAFTYIVGGSALMVFRREAGELKRPFKLAGASILAPIAFIGATLIVYWSGWPTVGILSIAIFLGLLVYFILLLLARYNIVHGIENIFTNKTIKAGIWVPAYILILDLLSYIGEKDYGGIGILKFPIDFLVVIVVGIIFYVISYYSGYRTEEISNIIESGTQYIGEETETAGAK is encoded by the coding sequence ATGGTTGCGACTAACCAAAACATAGCCTCAGATGTAACAGAAGATAAGAAGCTGAAAAAAGCTTTATCAACATGGGATCTTCTGTTTCTAAGCCTTGGAGGTATAATAGGTTCAGGATGGTTATTTGCCGCAGCTGCCTCTGCAGGCACTGCAGGCCCTTCTGCAATATACGCATGGATAATAGGCGGTGTTCTTATAATATTTATAGCCCTTGTCTATGCGGAGCTTGGTGGCATGCTGCCCAGATCCGGTGCCATTGTCAGATATGGCCATTATTCTCATGGCGGCCTTGCCGGCTTAATTTTCGGATGGGCATACTTTCTCTCAGCAGTATCAGTTCCTGCTGTTGAGGCCGAGGGTGTTATAACCTATGCGGCCTCCTATACACCTAAATATCATATAATACTTGCAACAACATCGACAAACCCGATTACCGGAGCGCCCTTATTGATATTAACGCCGCTGGGCATACTGCTTGCCGCAATACTGATCGTTGCATTCTTCATGCTTAACTACGCCGGCGTTAGGTTAATGGGAAAAACAAACACAGGCATGACATGGTGGAAGTTAATAATACCGGCAGCAACGATAGTAATACTTTTCGTCGTGGGCTTTCATACATATGAATTCACTGATATAGCCAGCGGTGGCTTTTTGCCATACGGATGGCCTGCGGTCTTTGCTGCAGTATCAACAGACGGCATAGTCTTTTCATACCTTGGATTCAGGCAGGCTGTTGATTACGGTGGAGAGGCCAAAACACCGCAGAAATCTATACCAATAGCTGTCATAGGCTCCGTTTTAATAGGCATATTTGTTTACGTTCTTTTACAAGTTGTTTTCATAGGGCATTTAAATCTGGGTGCAATAGGAAACAACTGGTCAATATTAACAGCACCGCCCACCAGCAACGCCTATGCAACATCAGTAGCAAGCGCTCCTTTCGCATCACTGGCAACATCAGCAGGTCTTGTTGCATTAACATACATATTATACGCTGATGCATACGTATCACCATCAGGCACATTAAACGTCTATGCAGGAACGTCCGCAAGGACATTGTTCGGACTTGGTGAGAATGGATATTTACCTGAATCTGTAAAAAGGATTAACAAAAGGACAAAGGTACCGGTGCTTTCAATAATATTATCAATGATCATAGGTCTGGTATTTCTTGCACCCTTCCCAAGCTGGTATGCCCTGGTCGGTTTAATAACAAGCTCAACGGCGTTCACATACATAGTTGGTGGCTCGGCATTGATGGTCTTTAGAAGGGAGGCTGGTGAATTAAAAAGACCGTTTAAGCTTGCGGGTGCATCAATACTTGCCCCGATAGCATTCATAGGTGCAACATTGATAGTTTACTGGTCAGGCTGGCCAACCGTTGGCATACTATCCATAGCAATCTTCCTTGGACTGCTCGTTTACTTTATACTACTGCTGCTTGCAAGGTATAATATTGTTCACGGCATAGAGAACATATTCACAAACAAAACTATAAAGGCAGGTATCTGGGTTCCGGCATATATATTAATTCTTGATTTACTGTCATACATAGGTGAGAAGGACTATGGCGGCATAGGCATATTAAAGTTCCCGATAGATTTCCTTGTTGTCATAGTCGTTGGAATAATATTCTATGTAATATCATACTACTCCGGATACAGAACAGAGGAGATAAGCAATATAATCGAGTCAGGAACACAGTACATAGGTGAAGAAACAGAAACTGCAGGTGCAAAATAA
- a CDS encoding M20 family metallopeptidase, whose amino-acid sequence MKGVNDYLLDYKDDILKLSKSIYDFAELGSSEYKSSGLISKRLEDAGFYVEMPFMNMDTAFRAEFGDGRPYIGLLAEYDALPNGHSCGHNLISAWAYGTAVILSKMINSGKIIVFGTPSEEGIGPYAGSKAIMASKGAFDDLDFVIGMHPDDRWAVGSKALADAEMEFTFIGRASHMAASPCHGINALDALVASYNAINSLRDWARNDRHIVIGMIIKEGGKASNVVPDKAVLEVDIRSTSYDFLIRFVSKVKRLVKSISEGFGTKLIIRDLMPVYSEYKHNYTIDNIIEDELKKINIRPYNIDKSDEIASGSTDEANVSLRVPTGHIDVKIGNNLPGHSEEFRLAADPYNASENLIKAIRATCNSVLRIINDPEILKKVRSDFNESNKA is encoded by the coding sequence ATGAAGGGTGTTAATGATTACCTTTTGGATTATAAAGATGATATATTAAAATTATCAAAATCAATATATGATTTTGCTGAGCTTGGCAGCAGCGAATATAAATCATCTGGCCTTATATCAAAAAGGCTTGAGGATGCAGGCTTCTATGTTGAAATGCCATTCATGAACATGGACACGGCATTCAGGGCAGAGTTCGGTGATGGTAGACCATACATTGGACTGCTTGCAGAATATGATGCCCTGCCCAATGGCCATTCCTGCGGCCATAATCTAATATCGGCATGGGCATACGGCACAGCAGTGATTCTATCAAAGATGATAAATTCCGGAAAGATCATTGTCTTTGGAACCCCATCCGAGGAGGGTATAGGGCCATACGCCGGCAGCAAGGCCATAATGGCATCAAAGGGTGCATTTGATGATCTGGATTTTGTTATTGGCATGCATCCCGATGACCGCTGGGCCGTTGGCTCAAAGGCACTTGCAGATGCAGAGATGGAGTTTACATTTATAGGAAGGGCATCACACATGGCAGCATCGCCATGCCATGGCATAAATGCACTGGATGCACTTGTCGCATCTTATAATGCAATAAACAGCCTGCGTGACTGGGCAAGAAATGACAGGCATATAGTTATAGGTATGATAATAAAGGAAGGCGGAAAGGCATCAAATGTCGTTCCTGACAAAGCTGTTCTTGAGGTTGATATAAGATCAACATCATATGATTTTCTTATAAGATTTGTGTCAAAGGTAAAAAGGCTTGTTAAATCGATATCAGAGGGCTTTGGAACAAAATTGATTATAAGGGATTTAATGCCAGTTTACTCTGAATACAAACATAATTATACCATTGATAATATTATAGAGGACGAATTAAAAAAGATAAATATAAGACCATACAATATAGATAAATCCGATGAAATAGCCTCAGGAAGCACCGACGAGGCAAATGTAAGCCTAAGGGTTCCAACAGGCCATATAGATGTAAAAATAGGAAATAACCTGCCAGGGCATTCTGAGGAGTTCAGGCTTGCCGCGGACCCATATAATGCATCTGAGAACCTTATAAAGGCAATAAGGGCAACATGCAATTCAGTGCTTAGAATAATAAACGATCCTGAAATATTAAAAAAGGTTAGGAGTGATTTTAATGAATCGAATAAGGCCTGA
- a CDS encoding KH domain-containing protein, whose amino-acid sequence MYETGSLKIPMNRIAVVIGKNGETKNEIERLGQSVIDIDSKTGLVTVYQKKDALKALIALNVVQAIARGFSPEKALTLFNENMQLIVISLKDFAGHNSNRINELRGRVIGRNGRTRQIIEELTNTYISVSGNTVSIIGDFIGIGYSKEAVEMLLLGRKHKTVYSYLEKSVSEIKFKRMEQTFG is encoded by the coding sequence ATGTACGAGACTGGCAGTTTAAAGATACCAATGAATAGAATTGCCGTGGTTATAGGCAAAAATGGCGAAACAAAAAATGAAATAGAAAGGCTTGGCCAGAGTGTAATAGACATAGATTCAAAGACCGGCCTCGTGACCGTTTATCAAAAAAAGGATGCATTAAAGGCATTAATAGCATTAAACGTTGTCCAGGCAATAGCCCGCGGCTTCTCACCTGAAAAGGCACTTACATTATTCAACGAAAACATGCAATTAATAGTAATATCATTAAAAGATTTTGCAGGACATAATTCAAACAGGATAAATGAACTTCGCGGCCGTGTCATAGGAAGGAATGGCAGGACCAGGCAGATCATAGAGGAATTGACAAATACATATATATCTGTTAGCGGAAACACTGTATCAATAATAGGGGACTTTATAGGCATAGGATACTCAAAGGAGGCCGTTGAGATGCTCCTCCTTGGGAGAAAGCACAAAACAGTCTACTCATATCTTGAGAAATCCGTTTCAGAGATAAAATTCAAAAGGATGGAGCAGACCTTTGGATAA
- a CDS encoding 30S ribosomal protein S15 produces MARMHTRKRGKSGSKRIEVKERPSWIQYSDDEIKEMIVKMRKQGMTKSMIGIRLRDQYAIPGTRPVLHMKLGQVLKENNLESDVPEDLQALIERYKRAMKHLSLNKHDMNNRRKAQLIMSKMLRLIRYYKRTSRLPQDWSLERVLQ; encoded by the coding sequence ATGGCACGAATGCACACAAGGAAGAGGGGAAAATCAGGATCAAAACGTATTGAGGTAAAGGAAAGACCTTCATGGATACAGTACAGTGATGATGAAATAAAGGAAATGATAGTTAAGATGAGAAAGCAGGGCATGACAAAGTCAATGATTGGTATAAGATTAAGGGATCAGTATGCAATTCCAGGAACAAGGCCGGTGCTTCACATGAAGCTTGGCCAGGTATTAAAAGAGAATAATCTTGAATCAGATGTCCCAGAGGATTTACAGGCATTGATAGAGAGGTACAAAAGGGCAATGAAGCACCTTTCATTAAATAAGCACGATATGAACAATAGGAGAAAGGCACAGTTAATAATGTCAAAAATGTTAAGATTAATAAGGTATTACAAAAGGACGTCAAGGCTTCCACAGGATTGGTCTCTTGAGAGAGTCCTGCAATGA
- a CDS encoding DHH family phosphoesterase, with the protein MINDIINNDFYSLLKKGSEKIRENDYVRILAHYDGDGVSSAIILTNALKREGIKFHLSYVSSLDEKGFRQLYEEEKDVFTIMVDAGSDQAQFISDYNNYVILDHHFHRDFKAPGININARDFGYNGTTEACGATMAFLMALTMNEDNKDLLPFFVSGVMADKQDIGGFKGLNASIYNEYNKNKTFHMINIDGSNIHEAITYSTDPFFYNLTGYPDNVNEMLSSLNIDPEKHVYDLDNAEMLRLGKALSLRLLSQNIGIDGIKYLETDVIMFDEIKMSSKLLSDIIDGNSRIGANSIPVQYFLGDKSVENEMNSNRRIFKTKLIDYIYRSKNNIKENDYLRYFYAPESEMAGPITGTMALYLFDVKKPIIGFNAGTENIKVSSRGTRHLVSRGLNLSVVMREASQRVGGSGGGHDIAAGAVIPLDTEKKFIDYCSEIIKSQLGSI; encoded by the coding sequence ATGATTAATGATATAATAAATAATGATTTTTACAGCCTTTTAAAGAAAGGTTCGGAAAAAATACGTGAAAATGATTACGTTAGGATTCTTGCCCATTACGATGGTGATGGTGTAAGCTCCGCCATTATATTAACAAACGCGTTGAAAAGGGAGGGCATAAAGTTCCATTTAAGCTATGTAAGCAGCCTTGATGAAAAGGGCTTCAGGCAGCTATACGAGGAGGAAAAGGACGTTTTTACAATAATGGTTGATGCCGGATCTGATCAGGCCCAGTTCATATCTGATTATAATAATTATGTTATACTTGATCACCATTTTCATCGTGATTTTAAAGCACCTGGAATAAACATAAATGCAAGGGATTTTGGATACAATGGAACGACAGAGGCCTGCGGCGCAACCATGGCCTTTCTCATGGCACTAACAATGAACGAGGATAATAAGGATCTATTACCGTTCTTTGTATCCGGTGTGATGGCCGATAAGCAGGATATAGGTGGCTTTAAGGGCCTTAATGCATCCATTTATAATGAATACAATAAAAACAAAACATTTCACATGATAAACATAGACGGTTCTAATATACATGAGGCAATAACCTATTCAACAGATCCGTTCTTTTATAATTTAACGGGCTATCCTGATAATGTGAATGAAATGCTCTCATCATTAAATATAGATCCTGAAAAGCATGTTTATGACCTTGATAATGCCGAGATGTTAAGGCTTGGAAAGGCCCTTTCACTTAGATTATTATCACAGAATATCGGTATCGATGGTATAAAATACCTTGAAACAGACGTTATAATGTTCGATGAAATAAAAATGTCATCAAAGCTTTTAAGCGATATCATTGATGGAAACAGCAGGATAGGTGCTAATTCGATACCGGTTCAGTATTTTCTTGGTGATAAAAGCGTTGAGAACGAGATGAATTCCAACAGAAGGATATTTAAAACCAAATTAATAGATTATATATACAGATCAAAAAATAATATAAAGGAAAATGATTATTTAAGATACTTCTATGCACCGGAGTCAGAGATGGCCGGGCCAATAACAGGCACAATGGCCCTTTACCTTTTTGATGTTAAAAAGCCGATAATAGGCTTCAATGCAGGAACAGAGAACATAAAGGTCTCATCCAGGGGCACCAGGCATCTGGTTTCAAGGGGGCTTAATCTATCCGTTGTTATGAGGGAGGCTTCCCAGAGGGTTGGTGGCTCAGGTGGCGGCCATGACATAGCAGCCGGTGCGGTAATACCCCTTGATACTGAAAAGAAGTTCATAGATTACTGCTCTGAAATCATAAAATCACAGCTTGGTAGTATTTAA
- a CDS encoding serine protein kinase RIO, whose product MSSTKSSESALKTLIESGEFLNKFNLDRKTYGLVFDKRTLIAVYEVIKKYNIDMFDFPISSGKESVVFRVLSNRKPLVIKIYKMSTLKFSNTSDYILGDYRFEREKLNRVNIVYIWARKEYTNLSEMRSAGVSVPRPLGFYKNVLLMSYIGTKKSPAPQLRYVDNADFNDIFDAVLDNMKKMYRNAGLVHADLSDYNILYYRRKIYIIDTGQSVSIKHPMAHDFLKRDVNNICSFFSRKGIKKDPDIIFKSIVDG is encoded by the coding sequence ATGTCTTCAACGAAAAGCAGTGAAAGTGCACTTAAAACATTGATAGAAAGTGGCGAGTTTTTAAACAAATTCAATCTTGACAGGAAGACCTATGGACTGGTCTTTGATAAAAGGACATTAATAGCAGTATACGAGGTAATAAAAAAGTATAATATCGATATGTTTGATTTTCCAATATCAAGCGGCAAGGAATCAGTTGTTTTCAGGGTTCTAAGCAATAGGAAGCCGCTTGTGATAAAGATATATAAGATGTCAACGTTGAAGTTTTCAAACACCAGTGATTACATACTTGGCGATTACAGATTTGAAAGGGAAAAGCTTAATCGTGTTAACATCGTTTACATATGGGCAAGGAAGGAATACACAAATCTAAGTGAGATGAGGTCCGCTGGTGTTTCTGTTCCAAGGCCCCTGGGCTTTTATAAGAATGTGCTTTTGATGTCTTATATAGGAACAAAAAAATCACCGGCACCACAGTTAAGATACGTCGATAATGCCGATTTTAATGACATCTTTGATGCCGTTCTTGACAATATGAAAAAGATGTATAGAAACGCAGGCCTTGTTCATGCGGATCTAAGCGATTACAATATTTTATATTACAGAAGGAAGATATACATAATTGATACCGGCCAATCAGTAAGCATAAAGCATCCCATGGCCCATGATTTTTTAAAAAGGGATGTTAATAATATATGCTCTTTCTTTAGCAGAAAAGGTATTAAAAAAGATCCTGATATCATATTTAAAAGCATAGTGGATGGTTAA
- the eif1A gene encoding translation initiation factor eIF-1A, whose product MDNDNDENTIRVITPNKKSGEIYGIVEKMSGASRLIVMCEDGVTRNCRIPGKMKKRMWIREGDLVIVKPWEFQDEKGDIIYRYTKTQAAYLSRNHMLPEIIDVFNEKQ is encoded by the coding sequence ATGGATAACGATAATGATGAAAATACGATAAGGGTAATCACACCAAATAAAAAAAGTGGTGAAATATACGGTATAGTTGAAAAAATGTCAGGTGCATCACGGTTAATAGTCATGTGTGAGGACGGCGTTACAAGGAACTGCAGGATTCCAGGAAAGATGAAGAAGAGGATGTGGATAAGAGAGGGAGATCTCGTCATTGTAAAGCCCTGGGAATTCCAGGATGAAAAGGGCGATATTATTTACAGATACACAAAGACGCAGGCAGCATATTTAAGCAGAAACCATATGTTGCCGGAGATTATAGATGTCTTCAACGAAAAGCAGTGA